A stretch of Penaeus vannamei isolate JL-2024 chromosome 18, ASM4276789v1, whole genome shotgun sequence DNA encodes these proteins:
- the LOC138864713 gene encoding uncharacterized protein isoform X2, which translates to MVVCIFENGPSSPAAGTTANKPSLLVDVDRHKQDKLARKDVSSLQQQLITFLSNGKMNAEESNLQSTNINYNESEATCEMVPQSQNCTDEQQNYDEDEESDRVLVIDVDTKFVEVNQPNQNEQHFPRKIRRTGNRTDGHQKMDHAKKWLLSMMFVSSTVSAVSLGSIEDSYKDHCEQSGQEPLSTPVLARLIHGLFQDAEKCRLGPRGNQKIHYRKLAWKIGGKNLPQNTTSRDSQHQSEDRILTNGDAQNLVDLDSVEPLNLSQKPEVQQNIINEGKQKALKEEETCQVKNIPIIQSREKEIQEQEVTTSEKSNNHLEQSQMAKDDSKEGCEAAAKRLSQVLKWINNQGRKDILLKDFAHSASCKEETCSHLCMMFRRVRRHVVAARHSCMVLRLYSVLLRLHVSSCVDSQCGLPACPALRATKSTKRTLNGQESSPKRAAWQVPGGRMLSARPIFEPRSPGGSLPGSPVNSPPPSPDAQDFGQYLPLNSGSVHYMIVPVVMPSASNGVA; encoded by the exons AATGGCCCGTCATCGCCAGCTGCTGGGACTACAGCAAACAAACCTTCATTACTGGTCGACGTGGATCGTCACAAGCAAGACAAGTTGGCCAGGAAGGATGTTTCAAGTCTGCAGCAGCAATTAATAACCTTTCTCTCAAATGGCAAG ATGAATGCTGAAGAGAGTAACCTGCAAAGTacaaatatcaattataatgaatcAGAAGCTACTTGTGAAATGGTCCCTCAAAGTCAGAACTGCACAGATGAACAGCagaattatgatgaagatgaggaaagtgATAGAGTACTGGTTATTGATGTTGATACAAAGTTTGTAGAAGTGAACCAGCCAAATCAAAATGAACAACATTTTCCGCGCAAAATTCGTCGGACTGGCAATCGCACAGATGGTCACCAGAAGATGGATCATGCTAAGAAATGGCTTCTCAGCATGATGTTTGTTAGCAGTACAGTGTCTGCTGTTTCTCTTGGCTCCATTGAAGATTCGTATAAAGATCACTGTGAACAATCTGGTCAAGAGCCACTATCTACCCCTGTATTGGCTCGCTTGATCCATGGCTTGTTTCAGGATGCTGAAAAGTGTCGTTTGGGTCCACGTGGGAACCAAAAGATTCATTACCGTAAGCTTGCATGGAAAATTGGAGGCAAAAATTTGCCTCAAAATACAACCAGTAGAGATAGTCAGCATCAATCAGAAGATAGGATTCTTACAAATGGTGATGCACAAAATTTAGTAGATTTGGACTCTGTGGAACCTTTAAACCTCTCTCAGAAGCCAGAGGTTCAACAGAATATCATTAATGAAGGAAAGCAAAAAgcattgaaagaagaagaaacatgtcAGGTGAAGAACATTCCGATTATTCAatcaagggaaaaggaaatacaaGAGCAAGAAGTAACAACATCTGAAAAATCTAACAACCACTTGGAACAGTCACAAATGGCTAAAGATGACAGCAAAGAAGGATGTGAAGCAGCTGCCAAAAGATTGTCACAAGTCTTGAAGTGGATCAACAATCAAGGCAGGAAAGATATTTTATTGAAAGATTTTGCCCATAGTGCATCTTGCAAGGAAGAGACATGTTCACATTTGTGCATGATGTTCCGTCGTGTGCGTCGTCATGTTGTTGCTGCTCGCCATTCTTGTATGGTTCTAAGACTCTATTCGGTACTTCTTCGCTTGCATGTTTCATCATGCGTTGATTCACAGTGTGGATTACCTGCTTGCCCTGCATTACGAGCAACCAAATCTACAAAGCGTACCTTGAATGGTCAGGAGAGCTCACCAAAGCGGGCTGCTTGGCAAGTTCCTGGTGGAAGAATGCTATCAGCCAGGCCAATATTTGAACCCCGATCCCCGGGTGGATCACTGCCTGGTTCACCAGTCAATTCTCCTCCACCAAGCCCTGATGCACAAGATTTTGGCCAGTATTTGCCATTGAACTCAGGGTCAGTTCATTACATGATTGTGCCAGTTGTGATGCCTTCTGCAAGCAACGGAGTAGCTTGA
- the LOC138864713 gene encoding uncharacterized protein isoform X1 — MVRPSGFQQNGPSSPAAGTTANKPSLLVDVDRHKQDKLARKDVSSLQQQLITFLSNGKMNAEESNLQSTNINYNESEATCEMVPQSQNCTDEQQNYDEDEESDRVLVIDVDTKFVEVNQPNQNEQHFPRKIRRTGNRTDGHQKMDHAKKWLLSMMFVSSTVSAVSLGSIEDSYKDHCEQSGQEPLSTPVLARLIHGLFQDAEKCRLGPRGNQKIHYRKLAWKIGGKNLPQNTTSRDSQHQSEDRILTNGDAQNLVDLDSVEPLNLSQKPEVQQNIINEGKQKALKEEETCQVKNIPIIQSREKEIQEQEVTTSEKSNNHLEQSQMAKDDSKEGCEAAAKRLSQVLKWINNQGRKDILLKDFAHSASCKEETCSHLCMMFRRVRRHVVAARHSCMVLRLYSVLLRLHVSSCVDSQCGLPACPALRATKSTKRTLNGQESSPKRAAWQVPGGRMLSARPIFEPRSPGGSLPGSPVNSPPPSPDAQDFGQYLPLNSGSVHYMIVPVVMPSASNGVA, encoded by the exons AATGGCCCGTCATCGCCAGCTGCTGGGACTACAGCAAACAAACCTTCATTACTGGTCGACGTGGATCGTCACAAGCAAGACAAGTTGGCCAGGAAGGATGTTTCAAGTCTGCAGCAGCAATTAATAACCTTTCTCTCAAATGGCAAG ATGAATGCTGAAGAGAGTAACCTGCAAAGTacaaatatcaattataatgaatcAGAAGCTACTTGTGAAATGGTCCCTCAAAGTCAGAACTGCACAGATGAACAGCagaattatgatgaagatgaggaaagtgATAGAGTACTGGTTATTGATGTTGATACAAAGTTTGTAGAAGTGAACCAGCCAAATCAAAATGAACAACATTTTCCGCGCAAAATTCGTCGGACTGGCAATCGCACAGATGGTCACCAGAAGATGGATCATGCTAAGAAATGGCTTCTCAGCATGATGTTTGTTAGCAGTACAGTGTCTGCTGTTTCTCTTGGCTCCATTGAAGATTCGTATAAAGATCACTGTGAACAATCTGGTCAAGAGCCACTATCTACCCCTGTATTGGCTCGCTTGATCCATGGCTTGTTTCAGGATGCTGAAAAGTGTCGTTTGGGTCCACGTGGGAACCAAAAGATTCATTACCGTAAGCTTGCATGGAAAATTGGAGGCAAAAATTTGCCTCAAAATACAACCAGTAGAGATAGTCAGCATCAATCAGAAGATAGGATTCTTACAAATGGTGATGCACAAAATTTAGTAGATTTGGACTCTGTGGAACCTTTAAACCTCTCTCAGAAGCCAGAGGTTCAACAGAATATCATTAATGAAGGAAAGCAAAAAgcattgaaagaagaagaaacatgtcAGGTGAAGAACATTCCGATTATTCAatcaagggaaaaggaaatacaaGAGCAAGAAGTAACAACATCTGAAAAATCTAACAACCACTTGGAACAGTCACAAATGGCTAAAGATGACAGCAAAGAAGGATGTGAAGCAGCTGCCAAAAGATTGTCACAAGTCTTGAAGTGGATCAACAATCAAGGCAGGAAAGATATTTTATTGAAAGATTTTGCCCATAGTGCATCTTGCAAGGAAGAGACATGTTCACATTTGTGCATGATGTTCCGTCGTGTGCGTCGTCATGTTGTTGCTGCTCGCCATTCTTGTATGGTTCTAAGACTCTATTCGGTACTTCTTCGCTTGCATGTTTCATCATGCGTTGATTCACAGTGTGGATTACCTGCTTGCCCTGCATTACGAGCAACCAAATCTACAAAGCGTACCTTGAATGGTCAGGAGAGCTCACCAAAGCGGGCTGCTTGGCAAGTTCCTGGTGGAAGAATGCTATCAGCCAGGCCAATATTTGAACCCCGATCCCCGGGTGGATCACTGCCTGGTTCACCAGTCAATTCTCCTCCACCAAGCCCTGATGCACAAGATTTTGGCCAGTATTTGCCATTGAACTCAGGGTCAGTTCATTACATGATTGTGCCAGTTGTGATGCCTTCTGCAAGCAACGGAGTAGCTTGA